In a genomic window of Corynebacterium coyleae:
- a CDS encoding DUF5058 family protein — translation MWMFSLAVMAVIVFQAVVFFRLAKQNAQEGHIENKELMQAMRAGAISAIGPSVAVGIVALSLIPIFGTPPVLMRIGMIGSVPYELAAANAAAESMNAPMGSENFDAVVFATVFFTMALGAGVWMLEVVLATSAMGKMSEKLSEWKPWAMAALTGGALLGAFAFLTVSQASGGSKNLAVMAGSSGAMVIFLLLSERLNMRWLREWALGFAMIIGLAVAYFVAA, via the coding sequence ATGTGGATGTTTTCGCTAGCCGTAATGGCTGTGATTGTTTTTCAGGCAGTCGTGTTCTTTCGCCTAGCCAAGCAAAATGCCCAGGAAGGCCATATTGAGAATAAAGAACTTATGCAGGCAATGAGGGCTGGGGCTATTTCAGCGATTGGACCGTCTGTGGCAGTGGGGATCGTGGCCTTGTCCCTGATTCCTATCTTCGGTACTCCGCCCGTCCTAATGCGTATCGGAATGATTGGATCGGTGCCGTATGAGCTGGCTGCCGCAAATGCTGCAGCTGAATCAATGAATGCACCGATGGGGAGCGAGAACTTTGACGCAGTTGTTTTCGCCACGGTCTTCTTCACAATGGCGTTGGGCGCAGGAGTCTGGATGCTCGAGGTAGTTCTAGCAACTAGTGCGATGGGCAAGATGTCCGAGAAGCTAAGCGAATGGAAGCCATGGGCTATGGCTGCACTAACAGGAGGCGCACTTCTGGGTGCTTTTGCCTTCCTGACTGTCAGTCAGGCCTCTGGCGGATCGAAGAACCTGGCCGTCATGGCGGGCTCCTCCGGTGCAATGGTGATCTTCCTACTGTTGTCGGAGCGATTGAATATGCGTTGGCTCAGAGAGTGGGCGCTTGGTTTTGCAATGATTATTGGCCTAGCAGTTGCATACTTTGTGGCTGCGTAA
- a CDS encoding transposase, with the protein MFGKTRGAVAQEYGVSSSSLGRWVAKAEGTLGTGSGSHMRAADAASQDPAEMAKRIKELERENEFLKKAAAFFATEHTTRTSSR; encoded by the coding sequence ATGTTCGGCAAGACTCGTGGTGCCGTGGCCCAGGAGTACGGGGTGTCGTCCTCGTCGTTGGGACGCTGGGTGGCCAAAGCCGAAGGCACCTTGGGCACTGGTTCCGGCAGCCACATGCGCGCTGCTGATGCCGCGTCGCAGGACCCGGCAGAGATGGCAAAGCGGATCAAAGAGCTCGAGCGTGAAAACGAGTTTTTAAAAAAAGCGGCCGCCTTCTTCGCCACGGAGCACACCACGAGGACCTCTTCGCGGTAA
- a CDS encoding asparaginase translates to MAYVALIATGGTIASTRSEDGASVGVTAEMFDLGTESNLEVRRVDAISEGSYRLTFEDLSVIADVVNRSLKDSDCIGAVITHGTDTMEETAYFLDLVIATDKPIVLTGAQRTFDTPDSDGPRNLQDSLTVAASPRARNLGVVVCFAGNVWNARGVRKCHTIQSQAFTGTKVGEVYEDAFTLVALPETNETLDFDAGKFSEGNIPIITYGIGTDTVLFEAARATDPTAIVLEGCGSGNAGIGFAEAIAKTAESDIPVILATRVEEGPVIPMYGNGGGVDLVRAGAITAGTLSVFQARVLAAVAASTAENFQAFRERFIRLRG, encoded by the coding sequence ATGGCGTACGTTGCATTGATTGCGACTGGCGGAACGATTGCTTCAACTCGTTCAGAGGATGGAGCTTCCGTCGGGGTGACAGCCGAGATGTTTGATTTAGGGACCGAAAGCAATCTGGAAGTAAGACGGGTCGATGCCATTTCAGAGGGCAGCTACCGCCTCACATTTGAGGACTTGTCAGTGATTGCCGATGTCGTAAACCGATCTCTCAAGGACTCTGATTGCATTGGTGCCGTGATCACGCACGGGACAGACACGATGGAGGAAACTGCTTATTTTCTTGACCTTGTAATTGCGACTGATAAGCCTATCGTGCTTACTGGTGCCCAACGTACTTTCGATACACCGGACTCTGATGGACCACGGAATCTCCAAGATTCTTTGACGGTTGCTGCATCGCCGAGGGCTCGTAATCTCGGAGTTGTGGTGTGTTTTGCAGGAAATGTTTGGAACGCTCGAGGGGTTCGGAAGTGTCACACGATCCAGTCGCAGGCATTCACTGGAACGAAAGTAGGGGAGGTTTACGAGGACGCCTTTACGCTCGTTGCTTTGCCTGAGACGAACGAGACTCTTGATTTTGATGCTGGTAAATTTTCTGAGGGAAACATTCCAATCATTACCTATGGCATTGGAACCGATACAGTCCTATTCGAAGCGGCACGCGCTACAGATCCTACGGCAATAGTTCTTGAAGGCTGTGGTTCTGGCAATGCGGGAATAGGGTTTGCAGAGGCTATTGCTAAAACTGCTGAATCGGATATTCCCGTTATTCTTGCAACACGCGTTGAAGAAGGTCCAGTGATTCCGATGTATGGGAACGGTGGAGGTGTTGACCTGGTCAGAGCAGGGGCAATTACTGCAGGAACCCTAAGCGTTTTTCAGGCCAGGGTGTTGGCCGCAGTCGCCGCAAGTACCGCAGAAAATTTTCAGGCGTTCCGCGAAAGATTTATCCGTTTACGCGGTTGA
- a CDS encoding DUF3239 domain-containing protein has translation MKVFKFDVDEDYAKQHNEMIRDTRSLVASGVALFVISLAGAVAVWFFVDPESPWHTLGTYGLALFGLMMLVVGLLIPRSVGKTQELYDANPLAPAIITERVGTTITLTALVNMNVEPSLPPRWGITSRVYHPIPNTSDKVGTKVPVAAVGAQRSAQNKKMWQMITPMPIAWGTPDVAVIDEARNAVPGDQWSKLERARKKKDLLEQSKNTVVEL, from the coding sequence ATGAAGGTTTTCAAGTTCGACGTCGACGAAGACTACGCAAAGCAACACAACGAAATGATCCGCGACACCCGCAGCCTCGTCGCTTCGGGCGTCGCCCTCTTCGTGATCTCGCTCGCCGGCGCCGTCGCCGTCTGGTTCTTCGTCGACCCCGAATCCCCCTGGCACACCCTAGGCACGTACGGCCTCGCCCTCTTCGGCCTGATGATGCTCGTCGTGGGCCTGCTCATCCCCCGCAGCGTGGGCAAGACGCAAGAACTTTACGACGCCAACCCGCTGGCCCCAGCCATCATCACCGAACGCGTCGGCACCACCATCACCCTGACCGCCCTGGTGAACATGAACGTCGAGCCCTCCCTGCCGCCCCGCTGGGGCATCACCTCCCGCGTCTATCACCCGATCCCGAACACTTCCGACAAGGTGGGCACCAAGGTCCCCGTCGCCGCCGTCGGTGCGCAGCGCTCCGCACAGAACAAGAAGATGTGGCAGATGATCACCCCGATGCCGATCGCCTGGGGCACCCCCGACGTCGCCGTCATCGACGAGGCCCGCAACGCCGTCCCCGGCGACCAATGGTCCAAACTCGAGCGCGCCCGCAAGAAGAAGGACCTCCTCGAGCAGTCCAAGAACACCGTCGTGGAGTTGTAG